One window of the Mycoplasmopsis anatis genome contains the following:
- a CDS encoding PTS transporter subunit EIIC, with translation MQLTKVLRGKKEKAKRSLDNSGSGKARKILSKISGAFMLPISVMAIAGLFLGVGATISKIGDDANIFALQAIGDLIKQFGDPVFGALPLLFAAAFVISFTDEAGVGVFAAVIGYLIFNAVQSVFIWDTNIDQYMIINGNGSELANRWTSFSSENPLLVNGKEIVYNSGTLSIGGTVVVSDGHLAFDSANNKVVVDGFSVILDGNKITISSSVSNQVVLIQKQFVGYKILFEGLGRNPRALTNVVGTTLGTKSLQTSAFGGISVGLLVQYLYNRFHTIQLPSVLSFFGGKRFVSIITIPSSAILALVFLLVWPWIGVALNLFGNFLGKVPYGFESFIFGYLERSLVPFGLHHAFYAPLWYTNAGGEINGPLQQFINQDGLVAGESLRELIKVVQNEPNKYVGDSTAALSLVGFKYNTIDYVLNGQNYSIPLYDFISDKLGMKIGRFLDGKFSFMIFGLPAAAFAMVMAAPKENRKVTLGTVIPAGVTSLVTGVTEPIEFTFLFLAPYLFWGFHAFLCALSFMIANLLGVHVGMAFSGGLLDLLIYGIIPVAKGTHFWWTLVVGLFYVPIYFFGFLFFIKKFNIETPGRGSNTKLFTKADFINKKDAKNIDPVALAVVVAYGGIDNITAFNNCASRLRYDVVDASKVDQEALKAAGAAGVKVEGNNHVQAIFGPKAEQLNALIKSQRDKIKSYLENNKDIQPISHESKKETV, from the coding sequence ATGCAATTAACAAAAGTTTTAAGAGGCAAAAAAGAAAAAGCCAAAAGATCTCTTGATAATAGCGGAAGTGGAAAAGCTAGAAAAATTTTATCTAAAATTTCTGGTGCTTTCATGTTACCTATTTCGGTTATGGCTATTGCTGGATTGTTCTTAGGTGTTGGTGCAACGATAAGTAAAATCGGTGATGATGCAAATATTTTTGCACTTCAAGCTATCGGTGACCTAATTAAGCAATTTGGTGACCCAGTATTTGGTGCCTTACCTCTATTATTTGCGGCTGCATTTGTTATCTCATTCACAGATGAAGCTGGTGTTGGAGTTTTTGCGGCAGTGATAGGTTATTTAATTTTTAATGCGGTTCAATCAGTATTTATTTGAGATACAAATATTGACCAATATATGATTATTAATGGTAATGGGAGTGAACTTGCTAATAGATGAACTTCATTTTCAAGTGAAAACCCATTATTAGTCAATGGAAAAGAAATAGTATACAACTCAGGTACACTTTCAATTGGTGGAACTGTTGTAGTTTCTGATGGACATTTAGCATTTGATTCTGCAAATAATAAAGTTGTTGTTGATGGATTTAGTGTGATACTTGATGGAAATAAAATAACAATCTCGTCAAGTGTCTCAAATCAAGTTGTTTTAATTCAAAAACAATTTGTAGGTTACAAAATTTTATTTGAAGGACTTGGTAGAAATCCTCGAGCATTAACTAATGTTGTTGGAACTACTCTTGGAACCAAATCATTGCAAACTTCAGCCTTTGGAGGTATCTCTGTTGGACTTCTTGTTCAATATTTATACAATAGATTCCATACAATTCAACTTCCTTCGGTTTTATCATTTTTTGGAGGAAAGAGATTTGTTTCAATTATTACAATTCCATCAAGCGCAATTCTAGCATTAGTATTCTTGTTAGTTTGACCTTGAATAGGAGTTGCATTAAACTTATTTGGAAACTTTTTAGGTAAAGTTCCTTATGGATTTGAATCATTTATCTTTGGATATTTAGAAAGATCACTTGTACCATTTGGACTTCACCATGCTTTCTATGCTCCACTATGATACACTAATGCTGGTGGTGAAATTAATGGACCTTTACAACAATTCATTAATCAAGATGGACTAGTTGCAGGTGAAAGTTTACGTGAATTAATCAAAGTTGTACAAAATGAACCAAATAAATACGTTGGTGATTCAACTGCAGCTCTTTCACTTGTTGGATTTAAATACAACACAATTGATTATGTTTTAAATGGACAAAATTATTCAATTCCACTTTATGACTTTATTAGTGATAAATTAGGAATGAAAATAGGTCGTTTCTTAGATGGTAAATTTTCATTTATGATCTTTGGACTTCCTGCCGCTGCTTTTGCTATGGTTATGGCTGCACCAAAAGAAAACAGAAAAGTTACACTTGGTACAGTTATACCAGCAGGAGTTACATCTTTAGTTACTGGAGTTACTGAGCCTATTGAATTTACATTTTTATTCTTAGCTCCATACTTATTCTGAGGATTCCATGCATTCTTATGTGCACTTTCATTTATGATTGCAAATCTTTTAGGCGTTCATGTTGGAATGGCATTTTCAGGAGGGTTATTAGACTTATTGATCTACGGAATTATTCCAGTTGCTAAAGGTACACACTTCTGATGAACATTAGTGGTTGGTCTATTTTACGTACCAATTTACTTCTTTGGATTCTTATTCTTTATTAAGAAATTTAATATTGAAACTCCAGGAAGAGGTTCAAATACAAAATTATTTACTAAAGCTGATTTCATAAACAAAAAAGATGCTAAAAATATCGATCCAGTTGCCCTTGCAGTTGTAGTTGCTTATGGAGGAATTGACAACATTACAGCATTTAATAACTGTGCATCACGTTTACGTTATGATGTTGTAGATGCTTCAAAAGTTGATCAAGAAGCTCTTAAAGCTGCCGGTGCTGCAGGTGTTAAAGTGGAAGGAAATAACCACGTTCAAGCAATTTTCGGACCTAAAGCTGAACAGTTAAACGCTTTAATTAAATCTCAGAGAGATAAAATTAAATCTTATTTAGAAAATAATAAAGATATACAACCAATCTCTCATGAAAGTAAGAAAGAAACAGTATAA